In Arachis hypogaea cultivar Tifrunner chromosome 17, arahy.Tifrunner.gnm2.J5K5, whole genome shotgun sequence, a single window of DNA contains:
- the LOC112762753 gene encoding uncharacterized protein — MVTKGTWNSWSKSWNDSERCVERNLRNEIDPFSNDIMREKFPRNFKSPDIDLNDETTDPKYHLSNFKSRMYLADASDATRCKTFPTTLTKAVMKWFDSLPSRSVTSFDDLWRKFLMRFSIQKDKVKHALSLLGVKQEVGEPLRDYIERFNKARLETQDLPTEAVIMGLINGLLEGPFSQSISKRHSTSLSDIQERVEKYINMEENTRLQEPSWRSGHSHSSKEKEREPKKKEEVGPERPKRYHSYTPLRVSLVDVYRETCHTKRLPPPRPIKNKKGGGVESWRLL; from the coding sequence ATGGTCACCAAGGGCACCTGGAACAGTTGGAGCAAGAGTTGGAATGACAGCGAGAGGTGCGTGGAGAGAAACTTGAGGAACGAGATAGATCCATTCAGCAATGACATTATGAGGGAAAAATTTCCAAGGAACTTTAAAAGCCCTGACATAGATCTCAACGATGAAACCACTGACCCAAAGTATCATTTGAGtaattttaaaagtcggatgtacctagccgACGCCTCTGATGCTACTCGCTGCAAGACTTTCCCGACAACCTTGACAAAAGCagtgatgaagtggttcgatagtctTCCTTCGAGGTCGGTCACCAGTTTCGACGACCTCTGGCGAAAGTTCCTGAtgcgattctccatccagaaggacaaagtaaaGCACGCACTAAGCCTCCTGggagtaaaacaggaggtcggagaacctttGAGAGACTACATAGAGAGGTTCAATAAAGCGCGCTTGGAGACCCAAGACCTGCCCACGGAGGCAGTGATTATGGGCCTAATAAATGGACTTCTAGAAGGTCCCTTCTCCCAATCCATATCGAAAAGGCACTCGACCTCCCTAAGTGATATACAGGAGAGAgttgagaagtacatcaacatggaggaaaacacCAGACTTCAAGAGCCGAGCTGGCGATCTGGGCACTCTCACTcatcaaaagagaaagaaagagagcccaagaaaaaagaggaagtcGGCCCCGAAAGGCCTAAgagatatcactcttatactcctctacgaGTTTCGCTAGTTGATGTCTACAGGGAAACTTGCCATACTAAAAGGCTACCACCCCCTAGGcctatcaaaaataaaaagggggggggggtagAGTCGTGGCGACTACTGTGA